From the Rhea pennata isolate bPtePen1 chromosome 12, bPtePen1.pri, whole genome shotgun sequence genome, the window TTGGGGGGGGGCTGGTTTTGGATGGAGCCGTTACCTCAGTACAGGCATTTTCATACTGGTTTGTTCTCATAACTGGCTGTTCAATACTTCTGTGTTTCCTCAGCGCAACTGGCGTAAACCAAGAGGTATCGACAACAGAGTTCGCAGGAGGTTCAAAGGTCAGATCTTGATGCCAAACATCGGTTATGGGAGCAATAAGAAGACAAAGCACATGCTGCCCACAGGATTCAGAAAGTTTCTGGTCCACAATGTTAAAGAACTTGAGGTGCTTATGATGAGTAACAAGTAAGTTCACAGATCTCTTGCGTGTTCCACGTACTTGTTCGAGACCGTTGCTGGAGGGTCTGCCCTCTGCTTTGGTTCCGTGCTGCTCTGCTGCCGCTGCCAGATGCACTGACTCCCCTCGTGGGACGAGGAAGGCAGCGTGCAGTCTGGAGGGGCAGAACTGTGGGCAGAAGACTGGGAAGTGTTTGCTCTTAAGAATGGGAAGGTTTGTTGGTGCTGCAAGGAGAAATCTTCTGTGGCAGCGCAGCTGCTGGGAAGCATACATGTGACTTCCCAGGGGCTGTCAAACCTGGATGTTCAGCTAACCATTACCATGGTGGCAACAGCATTATACACCCATCTTGCTAAAAATAGCGGTCAGAACTGTCGTTTCGTTTCTGTTAACACTCAGGCCTAAATCCTGTAGCACTTGcttctttcaaatgaaagtgGTAAGAGTGATAATTTGGGGGAGAATGATATTAAAAACTCTCTATTTAAGTCTCTTCATTCTCAAAAAAGTTGAGCAGGGGGTAGCACTGTTCTAAGGACGAGTCCGTGCCTTCAGGTCAGAGTGGGCCGGGTGTTGGAATACAGAGCATGTGGcgtctttttttttgtgcagtaaAACTTGCACGATCTGCTGCACTGACAACAGGGCACCTCCTGAGCAACTGGCCTGCTCTGCTGTCAGAGTCCTGGCTTGAGGTTCGCGTGACGCGCGCGCTGTTTCCGCAGGTCGTACTGCGCAGAGATTGCTCACAACGTGTCTTCGAAGAACCGGAAGATAATTGTGGAGAGAGCAGCTCAACTTGCAATCAAGATCACCAATCCAAATGCCAGATTGCGCAGTGAAGAGAACGAATAAATGTCTTCTGCAGCTGAGATATATTTAATAAAGAGTGAAAACAAACTGTAGTGAATTGTTTTAAATCGCCAAAGGCAAAGACTTCTTTTGTGCCTGTTCCCAGCTGGGGTAGCAGCCTGCTTTTGAGTACTTCTGTTCTGAAGAGCGCTGCAGGCAGCAATACGTCTCCAGTTGCAAACTATTTTGTGCTCACTGTCTTAACACTGGTCTTAGAGCAGTGTACTTTGTTCAGTATTTCCTGCTGTGATTCAGCTGTTTGCTTCCTTTTAGATACTCCACCAAAAATCTTAGGAAAGTAGGACTAGGGCTATATCCCATGGTCGAGCCAACCATAGGGACTGAAGTCTTAGTAGaatgaaagcaaaggcagattatttgcttttcctgtgctCTCTAGGCTGCTGGCGGCAATTTGTAACTTTGCTGTGATTATTAATGAATCCAGAAGTGCATGCAGCTTcataagtatatttttatttttttggggaTACCAGTCAAGCAGAATGGATGTTCTTTCACACTGCACTATAAATAGTTTTCACATCAACCACTCTtgtcaaaaacagaaaaatgaaagcttattACAAATCCACAGCTACAAGAAGGGTGTCATGGTGGCCTCATTCTCTAATTAACTATTACATTCTCTCGTGTCTCTTAAAAGGCTCTTTTCCTGtgcaaagcagaatttgaaCAAGGCAGCCACTTTAAGgtaaattttcaaattatgaAAGCGCCAGCACGGAGTGCTTATATTTTTACAATGCTAGTTAACGGCCTTCGCCTGTTTTAGTGCTGTGACACTAGTATATTGAATAGCAGCTTTCCTCaaaaagcatgcatttttctttctttcatttaatgaCCAAAGTTCAGCATTTACCAGTGCTTTGGTATGTGACTGTGCAGGTGGCTAGTCCTGCAATAGAAACACTGAGCTGCTCAAAAGGGAACAGCTATGCCCTTGTTTAACGTTAAGAAATACTCATTGGCAGATTAGTTCTGTAATGCAATCAAGTAGATCTCTTTTGGAAGACAGCTGATTGAGGTATTTATTTTGCACAGTTAAAACTGTAATAATGGCAGTCAAGCATGATTGTTTTGTATCACCCAAACTTTgcagaaatactaaaataccAGCATCACACTTCTTGTGACTTTTGTCCTACATACAATAGCAGGGAACCTGGGTGATAAGTGTTCTCAATGTGGCTCATGCAGCTTAGCTAGTTCTTTAACACAGTCCCCTCTTTTAAAATTGGGATGAAATTAGGATGTTCATCACCAGTTAAAGTCATGACTTAAAATTTTTAGCCATGTTATTTAGTGAAACAATTGAAACACATTCTTCAAACAATTTGGGGTAGAAAGTGCACGtgcagagttaaaaaaaacccaacaactaCTACTCTTTGTACCGCAGCAGGGAAGCATTCCAGGAAACGGTCTccatttttaatactaaatttaGATTGCCTTGTACGCCCTTTAATAACTTGCTGACAAATCACTATACTTATGTTTTTCATTCCATTCCCTACGTATGAACACATTTTCCTAGACTCATATATCTTGCTACAATTCAGTGAGGCGTCCAGCTCCTGCGCGTGCAGCTGGATCCAGCCATTCTCTCCTCGGCGCACAATGACTTGCAGGGGCTCTCGCAGTTGAGACCAGCTCAATGACATTCTTCCTTAGCCCATCGATGAAGGATCTGTTACGTTAATGCGTTATGAGGACAGGAAGGTGATGGGCGTAAAACAGAATCTTAACTCATGTCCATTGATTCTGTGGTGGATAAGGAGGCAGAATCCTTCTGAATGCTTTCAAAAAGTGATGCCATTTCAGGATTGGATCTGATTTGAGAGGAAAATTCAGCCATCACTGGACTTTTTTCTACTTCAGGGATTGTTAGGAGAGCAGCTACTGCTCTCATTGCTGATCGCTTCAATTCATCCTGCTTTTCAAACTCCTGTTTCACGGAACCAGCTTTTACCTAAAAATCCAAAGCAGCGCTTTAGCAGGGATTCAGAAAAGGCTATGCAAGCACAAAGCACAGACACTGAACGAGCAACCAGAAGGATCTGGAGAGAAGGCTGCTCAGAAGCAATACTCAGAGCAAAGGCCAGCAGCACAGGTGGCTTCTTTGGCAGAGTCCACCCATACCATGTCATTTTTCCCGTGTGTTCTTACCTTtgtggaacaggttgcccggaggGGCTCGATCAGTCtctccagcctttgcagaaCCGCATTAGGGCAGAGTGTGGACAGGCGAGCCAACATGATGAAGGTCAGCATCTAGACAGACAAGGAAAAATAGAACAGGCCTTGCTTTGCAACACCCTCCAGCCCCGCAGCTGAGCGCCGATACTGTTTACGGACGCCCACGCGCTTGTTCTCCCTGCATTTCCATGCTGCTCGTATGGCGCTTGTTTCACAGCACCTGTACTGGaatggttttctttcctttacgCTTGGGGTTTTATAACAGTTTTGGTATTACTGGGGGGAACGTACCTGTTTAGAAGCTGATATACACCAGTTGCCCGTTGGGGCTCTGGTCCCAGGTGTATATGTATGTCATCCTCTAAAGTTTCCCTAAAATCCGACAGCTTGCGAGAGAAATAGCTGCATTCACCATAGGGGTTGTGCCATTGTTGTACCCATTTCTAAGCGGATATCAAGCAGTGGGAAAAGGATGTAGTACTTCCTACCAAGCTATGAGACCATCCACAACGCTAATGTGTTTTTAAGATAATACTGCTGGCCATACAGGGCAACTGACAATGCACTGATATTTTAGATAGAGTTAGGTACTTTTCCTATAAAAGTGGCTACATCAACATTGTATTTTCAAGGCCATCAGAGTCAAAATAcagctggaaaatgttttggtGAAAGGTTGCAGCAGCTACAGAGAACAACAGGAAAGCAGCATGACAGGGACATTCTACACCATGGCTGCACGTCAGCTCAGTTCAAGACCAGGTTCCCAAAGAAGTAAGTAACATCAATTACTTCCACCACCCTCCAGCAGTTAA encodes:
- the RPL32 gene encoding large ribosomal subunit protein eL32; the protein is MPALRPLVKPKIVKKRTKKFIRHQSDRYVKIKRNWRKPRGIDNRVRRRFKGQILMPNIGYGSNKKTKHMLPTGFRKFLVHNVKELEVLMMSNKSYCAEIAHNVSSKNRKIIVERAAQLAIKITNPNARLRSEENE